The following are encoded together in the Paludisphaera mucosa genome:
- a CDS encoding ISAs1 family transposase, with protein sequence MADASRFGMDEVAAFFQDLDDPRSEINRKHPLASVVVIALVAVLAGASGPTAIARWAAFKRGLLESILPLPNGVPCKDVFRRVLMALRPEAFQPCFAAWLRSLRDEAAAETGVERPTLAIDGKTLRRSHDRKNGLGALHSVTAWASEYGLSLGQVACDEKSNEIAAIPELLKLIDVSGGVVTIDAMGCQREVAGAVVAAGGDYVLALKGNQGTLHRAAVAHVLGRWDEGFAGEPVGRLQVDEAAHGRRESRTYIQLEAPKDLPGFEAWRGLRSIGVAISEVVREGKTAEDVRYYISSLPVEPDAKAFAHAVRSRWGIENGCHWTLDVTFREDESRIREEHLRQNMAWLNRFCLSLLKRHPGRDSVAMKRRGCGWSDDYLMEVVRGSTC encoded by the coding sequence CCTGGATGACCCGCGGTCGGAGATCAATCGCAAGCATCCGCTGGCCTCGGTGGTGGTGATCGCCCTGGTCGCGGTCCTGGCGGGGGCCTCCGGGCCGACGGCGATCGCGCGGTGGGCGGCGTTCAAGCGGGGTCTGCTCGAGTCGATCCTGCCGCTGCCGAACGGGGTGCCGTGCAAGGACGTCTTCCGGCGCGTGTTGATGGCCCTGCGGCCCGAGGCGTTCCAGCCGTGCTTCGCCGCCTGGCTGCGGTCGCTGCGCGACGAGGCCGCGGCCGAGACGGGCGTCGAGCGGCCCACGCTGGCGATCGACGGCAAGACCCTGCGTCGCAGCCACGACCGCAAGAACGGCCTGGGGGCGTTGCACTCGGTGACCGCCTGGGCGAGCGAGTACGGCCTGTCGCTGGGCCAGGTCGCTTGCGATGAGAAGTCGAACGAGATCGCTGCGATCCCCGAGTTGCTGAAGCTGATCGACGTCTCCGGCGGCGTCGTGACGATCGACGCGATGGGCTGCCAGAGGGAGGTCGCCGGGGCGGTCGTCGCCGCCGGCGGCGACTACGTGCTGGCGCTGAAGGGGAACCAGGGGACGCTGCATCGGGCGGCCGTCGCCCACGTCCTGGGGCGTTGGGACGAAGGGTTCGCGGGGGAGCCGGTCGGCCGCCTCCAGGTCGATGAGGCGGCCCACGGCCGTCGCGAGTCGCGGACGTACATCCAGCTCGAGGCCCCGAAGGACCTCCCCGGCTTCGAGGCGTGGCGGGGGCTGAGGTCGATCGGCGTGGCGATCTCCGAGGTCGTCCGCGAGGGAAAGACGGCGGAGGACGTCCGCTACTACATCAGCAGCCTGCCGGTCGAGCCCGACGCTAAGGCGTTCGCCCACGCGGTCCGCTCGCGCTGGGGGATCGAGAACGGCTGCCACTGGACCCTCGACGTGACCTTCCGCGAGGACGAGTCGCGAATCCGAGAGGAGCACCTGCGCCAGAACATGGCCTGGCTGAATCGCTTCTGCCTGTCCCTGCTCAAGCGGCACCCCGGGCGGGACAGCGTCGCCATGAAGCGACGCGGATGCGGATGGAGCGACGACTACTTGATGGAAGTCGTTAGAGGATCGACATGTTAG
- a CDS encoding dihydrofolate reductase family protein encodes MPKVVVRSFACSLDGFGAGLQQTQSEPFGKNAMQIMNWFKATQTFKTMIGGEVGSTGLDDSYAARAFEGIGASIMGRNMFSPLRGPWVDEEWKGWWGDNPTFKHPVFVLTHHPRPTLEFENGTSFHFVDGSPEKILEQAQAAAGGKDVKINGGTATVRAFWKARLIDELHLVMAPSFVGEGERLLGGVGVEEDYEVAGFEASEAAVHYRIVKKG; translated from the coding sequence ATGCCTAAAGTCGTGGTTCGCTCCTTTGCGTGCTCCCTGGACGGTTTCGGAGCCGGCCTGCAGCAAACCCAGTCCGAGCCTTTCGGCAAAAACGCCATGCAGATCATGAACTGGTTCAAGGCCACCCAGACCTTCAAGACCATGATCGGCGGCGAGGTGGGCAGCACGGGGCTGGACGACAGCTACGCGGCCAGGGCCTTCGAAGGCATCGGCGCCTCCATCATGGGGCGGAACATGTTCAGCCCCCTCCGCGGCCCCTGGGTCGACGAGGAGTGGAAGGGCTGGTGGGGTGACAACCCTACCTTCAAGCACCCGGTCTTCGTGCTGACGCACCACCCACGGCCCACGCTCGAGTTCGAGAACGGCACCTCCTTCCACTTCGTAGACGGCTCGCCGGAAAAGATACTGGAACAGGCCCAGGCCGCGGCCGGTGGCAAGGACGTCAAGATCAACGGCGGCACCGCCACCGTCCGGGCCTTCTGGAAAGCCCGGCTCATCGACGAGCTGCACCTGGTCATGGCTCCGTCCTTCGTGGGGGAAGGCGAGCGGCTCCTGGGCGGGGTGGGGGTTGAGGAGGACTACGAGGTGGCCGGCTTCGAGGCATCCGAGGCCGCCGTGCATTACCGGATCGTGAAGAAGGGCTGA
- a CDS encoding VOC family protein, translated as MSVKRMDNVLLVVDDLEVTKAFFLELGLTLEGEATVEGPEVGRLIGLNDVRATIAMMRTPDGQGIELDKFHTPDAVRLGPVDAPVNALRYRRVMFAVDQIDALIARMVAHGAELIGEMQYGDTYRLAYIRGPEGIIVGLAEQLG; from the coding sequence ATGTCAGTCAAACGCATGGACAACGTCCTGCTCGTCGTCGACGACCTCGAAGTCACCAAGGCGTTCTTCCTCGAGCTAGGCCTCACGCTCGAAGGCGAGGCGACCGTCGAAGGGCCTGAGGTCGGGCGACTGATCGGGCTGAATGATGTCCGGGCCACCATCGCGATGATGCGGACCCCGGACGGGCAAGGCATCGAGCTGGACAAGTTCCACACGCCGGACGCGGTCAGGTTGGGCCCTGTGGACGCACCGGTGAACGCGCTGCGCTACCGCCGCGTCATGTTCGCCGTGGACCAAATCGACGCTCTCATCGCGCGCATGGTCGCCCACGGGGCCGAGCTTATCGGCGAGATGCAGTACGGGGACACGTACCGGCTGGCCTACATCCGGGGGCCCGAGGGCATCATCGTCGGGCTTGCCGAGCAGCTTGGATAG
- a CDS encoding YybH family protein, with the protein MRSDEQAIREVHSIWIDGINAGDLTRLLPMTTDDVVLIIPGEVCIGRDGFAAKSSGAHEELLIHCVSELKEVVVVGEVAYTRSRDSLTVSPRAGGEESRLAGDRLTIYRKQPDGRWLLARDANTVSPVVEP; encoded by the coding sequence ATGCGATCTGATGAGCAGGCCATCCGCGAGGTTCATTCCATCTGGATCGACGGCATCAACGCAGGTGACCTGACACGGTTGCTCCCCATGACGACGGACGACGTCGTGCTCATCATTCCGGGCGAGGTGTGCATTGGTCGGGATGGGTTCGCCGCCAAGTCCTCGGGCGCTCACGAAGAGCTTCTGATCCATTGCGTCAGCGAGTTGAAGGAGGTCGTGGTCGTCGGCGAGGTTGCCTACACGCGGAGCCGGGACTCGCTCACCGTATCGCCACGCGCCGGCGGAGAGGAAAGTCGGCTTGCCGGTGATCGCCTGACGATCTACCGCAAACAGCCCGACGGCCGCTGGCTCCTGGCCCGTGATGCGAATACGGTGTCCCCGGTCGTCGAGCCTTGA
- a CDS encoding MmcQ/YjbR family DNA-binding protein, producing MTANDFRELALGFDDAEESSHMGAADFRVGGRIFATLAHENLGFGNLMLSPELQQSLIAEAPEVFLPVAGGWGRMGMTHIRLAEASPEQLFKGIHLAWNLRVQKNDKSRSTRRKTQG from the coding sequence ATGACCGCGAACGACTTCCGGGAGCTGGCCCTTGGCTTCGATGACGCCGAGGAAAGCTCCCACATGGGTGCTGCCGATTTCCGCGTGGGCGGCCGCATCTTCGCGACCCTCGCTCATGAGAATCTCGGGTTCGGGAACCTGATGTTGTCCCCCGAACTGCAGCAATCGCTTATCGCCGAGGCTCCGGAGGTGTTCCTCCCCGTTGCTGGTGGCTGGGGGAGAATGGGCATGACGCATATCCGCCTGGCGGAGGCGTCGCCGGAGCAGTTGTTCAAAGGGATCCATCTCGCTTGGAACCTGCGGGTGCAGAAGAACGACAAATCGCGATCAACCCGGCGCAAGACGCAGGGCTGA
- a CDS encoding ISAzo13 family transposase: protein MQDPDIVEALRSKYAALLDDLDERGRRRWAAVEARALGRGGITAVAQATGLSDRTVRTGLKELDDPEPLAGHRQRRAGGGRKPHAATQPALRGALDRLIEPTVRGAPTNPLRWTIKSTYRLADELCQRGYAVSPTTVRRMLAAMNYSLQGNRKTREGKQHPDRDGQFRHISDRVRARRRRGEPALSVDTKKKEVLGNLKNPGRTYRPQGDPIPVKTHDFPDPALGKAVPYGVYDIHRDEAGVSVGISHDTAEFAVAAIRRWWEKLGRANYGRARRVLVTADSGGSNGSRCRLWKAELQRWADETGLIVEVCHYPPGTSKWNKIEHRVFCHITRNWRGTPLETLEVVVESIGATTTGTGLEVHAWLDEGTYEKGRKVSDQELAGCTIKRHAYHGEWNYEIHPRRH from the coding sequence ATGCAAGATCCTGACATCGTGGAAGCCCTTCGCAGCAAGTACGCGGCGCTGCTCGACGACCTGGATGAGCGTGGGCGGCGGCGTTGGGCGGCCGTCGAGGCCCGGGCCCTGGGGCGCGGCGGGATCACGGCCGTGGCCCAGGCCACGGGCCTGTCCGATCGCACGGTGCGGACGGGCCTGAAGGAGCTCGACGATCCCGAGCCGCTCGCCGGCCATCGCCAGCGGCGAGCCGGCGGCGGCCGCAAGCCCCACGCGGCCACCCAGCCCGCCCTGCGAGGGGCTCTGGACCGGCTGATCGAGCCGACGGTCCGGGGGGCGCCGACGAACCCGCTGCGCTGGACGATCAAGAGCACCTATCGCCTGGCCGACGAGTTGTGCCAGCGAGGGTACGCGGTGAGCCCGACCACGGTGCGGCGGATGCTGGCGGCGATGAACTACAGCCTGCAGGGAAACCGCAAGACGCGCGAGGGGAAGCAGCACCCGGACCGGGACGGCCAGTTCCGGCACATCAGCGATCGGGTCCGGGCCCGTCGGCGACGCGGCGAGCCGGCGTTGTCGGTCGACACCAAGAAGAAGGAAGTGCTGGGGAACCTCAAGAATCCCGGGCGGACGTATCGTCCGCAGGGTGATCCGATCCCGGTGAAGACGCACGACTTCCCGGACCCGGCCTTGGGCAAGGCGGTGCCGTACGGCGTGTACGACATCCATCGCGACGAGGCGGGCGTGTCGGTGGGGATCAGCCACGACACGGCCGAGTTCGCGGTGGCGGCGATTCGCCGGTGGTGGGAGAAGCTGGGCCGGGCGAACTATGGCCGGGCCAGGCGGGTGCTGGTGACGGCGGACAGCGGCGGCAGCAACGGCTCGCGGTGCCGGCTGTGGAAGGCCGAGTTGCAGAGGTGGGCCGACGAGACGGGGCTGATCGTCGAGGTCTGCCACTATCCGCCGGGGACGAGCAAGTGGAACAAGATCGAGCACCGGGTATTCTGCCACATCACGCGGAACTGGCGGGGGACGCCGCTGGAGACGCTGGAGGTCGTGGTCGAGTCGATCGGCGCGACGACCACGGGGACTGGACTGGAGGTCCACGCCTGGCTGGACGAAGGCACCTACGAGAAGGGCCGGAAAGTCAGCGACCAGGAGCTGGCGGGATGCACCATCAAACGACACGCCTACCACGGCGAATGGAACTATGAGATCCATCCGAGGCGGCACTAA